The nucleotide window catgtatttattattttgaaaacccaccagccgcctaatCCAGGACTTttcaattgtgtgacagtaatgacgtaaatatcagcgcgacggactagtccttatcctgtcgtctttccaactcttctctactccacattagtttgaagtcgtatggaataatctccatcactgatgaagctggcgaaTCTCGAAATGAATCGaatttggaatgatatggcgatctggccactgtgtaaacagttttcaaaatggcggtgctgacacttcacatttgaagtctcgcacaagtctcgtgaagattgcacggataagcgacgcctgctgtggaccaaacgaactgcattcaacatggctaaaaaccgaaaaggctgataaatgtaatataatatgctaatacgagtcacgatataaggttaataaaaacgaaaatgtaattgaataacacgttaattaagaaataaagcaagtttaaaaatcacTTCAGTTCCCCTTCAACTCATTTCTTTCTCATTTTATTTAATATCCTGAGTGTCATGGTGTCTTTGTTACTTTCCCCATGTCCTCTTTTTCTTCAGGTCTAAACTTGCACAGCAGAGCAGCTCCCCACTGAAGCCCAGTGCCAGTGTTTGCACTCCCACCAAATCAGTAGTGAAATCAGGCTCAAAGGTGACTCCTGATCCCAATGCACCCTGCCCTGACCCCACTAAAGTGACCCACGCGCCAGAGCTTGAGCTTTTAGCTGAGCTGTACTGTGCATGTATTTCAGGTGAGATACCACCAGAGGGTGATGTAGAATAAATACTGGTTTAAAACGTTCCttttagcccaagagcattagctcaaaattgagtccaacccagaacaaattagtaacaagctgaatttttcagaatatgtccagaatacccttaggaataacatactaaaagtccctgggaatccaccttgtgctatctgagaaattcaagatggcgtccaaaatggccgccgattggagatttttcaatatctcagggataaaacaatataaatgcaattaaaatgttaaattatatgttctctcatacaagcaatgcaaattcaccattgtcacactgttaaaattaaccaagattacaaggtcattaatgaggaaattacatggaatttgatggttgacatgattgacagattagcttagtaggctacctacatacatgaacataatgtaagacaacaattagacatcaatttccttaatatttagtgcatctttaagctttgataaaatattaaagggaaattaaatttgagaactctatcttctaaaactacaatggcaagctgtttcagtacacttcttcaacattccggtgactttcatgacaaaaaggtctgcctcaataaaagctcttgcttataaacaatgagtagacttaaacacttctcagtgcctcagttgtaatgcttggacctttgttgtaccatcaatgaagtagggaatttattcaagcttgtttaagggtggaaaaaaattaatctttgagtttctagcgccagtctttactactagcaatgccagtgtgttcggacaaaaaatgactaaactcagcatgaccttttaaaaatgactgaactcagcatgatcttttaacatgccatttattattttacaccaccaatttactttaattaatattaatgaaaataagtgctccaacccctagtaattgtgtttgttgttttgtgaacagaataggatgatacggagtgaacgagtaaccaatggatccacactatacacaaatatactgttataataatgtgtacattgttattatataatgttaatacacaatgtaattaatacacacatgttggaatttactctcctaccctacaaaacatattctgaccttttaattgcattaatattttgttttgggcctgagatatgggcagatctccatttggcggccattttggacgccatcttgaatttctcagagagcacaagggggatttccagggacttttagtatgttattcctaaaggtattctgaacatattctgaaattttcagcttgttactaatttgttccgggtataaccctattactcctgggctatttaaaacatttaaaaaaagaaaaaaaaaatcagtgtagcATATTAAATTGTTTGATATGTTTTAATGCCGTGAGTTTAATTTTAGTTTTTGAGTCTCAGTTTACATTGTCATATTCTCAGTAAGTTATTTAACAGCAGCCCAAGCTGCTTGAATATACAGCAAGAATCAAAACTATTTTTACATCAGTTTTATGGCTTTGTGGCGGTTTTAGGTTTCAGGGTATCGAGTCAATAATCAGACATGACCGTCTCAACAAGTTTAAGCTTATTTCATGAGATCACAAACTGAGCTTCCGAATGCATAACAAATTTGTTCCAAACACCAATCGGTGTAATCATAAGTCATCTAAGAGACTTTGgttatttaaccctttggtgactgaccccttgaacatggttcctccaggaacgatgatgtttcagtcatcaagacaacggaaaaactaaaatacaagagcattttgttttgtgcacaagagcattgtgacgtatctttctgtttttgtattttagttcttctgttgtcttgacaactgaaaagtcatagttcctggaggaaccattttcaaggggtcagtcaccaaagggttaaaaaaaaaaaaaaatcacacttttgAGTATAAAAGTATTTTCTGGTCAGGTGTTTGCTCATTTtggtgtatttttattttttaaacgttCATTATAGAGAACTTGGTGCCGTGTGTGTTCCTGGAGCTGTTCTTTGTGCTGCAGCTGCTGACTTCATGGAGTGTATCAACCTCTGAACCTACAGAAGTGCTTCCCAGTGTATGTGAAAGAAAGACAGGTTAGTGTTGCGCTCATGTCTCTCAGCCATTTCTCATCCCTGCCTGAACTCATCATCTTCCTTCTCTGTTATATAAGATGTTTGCCATTTTTCAGATTATCTTGGAAGAGCTTATTTGGGAAATGTCCACAGCTGTGTGTATTTTGCAGTGCGAGTTCTGGAGAATCAGTTGCCGTGAGTGTGTTTATCTTCTCCTTGCTTTTATTTTTCCTGCCTTGCTTTTGTGTTGATTGGTTCTGTTTTTGCCTgccttatttattttttctcttctctctcctcaGTTTGCTTTCACATCTGGACCACTGCACACTGCGCCTCCTAGCAGAGAATGAAAGAATTGCCACTTTCTGTCCCGTGCTGCGAGATCGCCTGGCACAAGCTCAGGGTACCTGCATAGCTAAGGTTTGCAATCCATAAATGACACTCTTTTGATCCCATccagtttttatcccctgctggccgaagggggattatgtcgtggtgatgtccatttgtccgtccgtcccgggaagggtgctcgccttctgaaatcaactcctctcacaatttttggaggaatttcactaaacttggcaggattctgttatatgtcggtaataggcatattgtaattttgttaaattcggtcacattttaccagagttacagccccttgattaacaaaattatactttgccaatttcatgagtgtatttttccttctgaaattaagtcctctctcaatttttggaggaatttcatgaaacttggtaaaaggccttgttatatgtcattAGTACGCATATTATTTTGTTCACTTCAGTTgcatttttaccagagttgtagcccttgattaacaaccttgcacTTTTCACAATtttatgaaggtgtgcttgccttctgacatcaactcctctcaatttttggatgaatttctcaaagcttggcaaaaggccttgttatctcatctcatctcgttatctctagccactttatccttctacagggtcgcaggcaagctggagcctatcccagctgactacgggcgaaaggtggggtacaccctggacaagtcgccaggtcatcacagggctgatacatagacacagacaaccattcacactcacattcacacctacggtcaatttagagtcaccagttaacctaacctgcatgtctttggactgtgggggaaaccagagcacccggaggaaacccacacggacacggggagaacatgcaaactccacacagaaagaccctcgccggccacggggctcgaacccggaccttcttgctgtgaggcgacagcgctaaccactacaccaccgtgccgccccaggccttgttatatgacagtaatgcatgtattgcgatttaatttcgtttgtaaaaattttaccagcgttttgacccttgattaaataactttgacaatttcatgaaggtgtacgttcttctgaaatcaactcctctcacaatttgtggaggaatttcaccaaacttggcaaaaggctttgttatatgacagttatacacatattgaaatttcgtttaatttgggcaaattttaccagcgttatgcccttgattattaacaaactttggcaatttcatcaaggtgtacttgctttctgaaatcaacttccctcaatttttatcccctgctggctgaaaggcccaaagggggattatgtcgtggcgatgtctgtctgtcctggGAAAAGTACTTgccttttgaaatcaactcctctcgcagtttttggaggaatttcaccaaacttgacaggattctttgttacatgtcgataatatgcatattgtaattttgttcattttagttgcattttaccagagttatagcatagttgccagcgggggatattgtactctcagagcactcttgtttaattTTACAGAAGTAAGCAAATTAGTAGCCCAGGCATCTGAGACGAGCAGATTTTCATGTCCCATTTATTAGTGTTTTCTTCCTAGTTGACTGGAAAATAATTCAGTTCAATAACGCGATAGCTATGTTTAAGCGTACTTCACTGCACAGTGGTGCAACTTCATTAATGATTGAAATATCATACTTCCAAtcgtaggtcgcgttaaccgacaattgtccgtcattgacggattttttttagctatgacggaaaaatctgaaggccgtcggtcattttgacggatgtttaccgttaccaataacaataatagcctaataataacaataataaaacataatgaaacacacaattgaaatgattggcaagttgtggcagagttttcttacatacagtatacatagtcttcactgccgtcactttcaatctgagccgacgttgcggcagtcttgatgttcagtgcataggctactcatgtatCCATTGTTTGAAGGTttgaggaaggtttgagctcacgcaaacgggtcaaattagattgtcacttaaaccgttgtagtggactgttcatattttaactgcagttgtcttgctacgttgtaaaataacattgttcatatgcccgttaaggcacaacagccgcaatgtttttagcggagggaaaatgggttcacaagtgaccgaacgtcagaatctctgttcatctttttgcatcataaatacataaataaatgattaaatacaagcttgttctgtgaattaatttttaaatgaaaatgagtccatgaaaacacaagttattaaatatatagcatttatagcctatatacattgtcatttaaaagttaaaataaaatgacagataataatggacagtgacggaatttttacgaccctgtccgtcaaaatgacggacaatgaaaaagtctaacgcaaccactgcTTCCAATCCCCCCCTCCTCCCCACACATGAACCTCTTGTTTTAGCACAAAATTGGCATCTTGTCTTCATTGGCACCCTAGGTACTACCAAGCCATCCCACCTTCATTCATTCAGTGCCGTTCCAGCCAGCCACTGACAACCGAACTAACTTCAGCAGTGATAAAGCCTTCCACATCTTTAAAAAACAAAGGTATAGTAGAAACTCACTGAAGTCTCAGTGTGTGCCGTTACAACAAAATCCTGTTATTCCATGTATCTGTATATCCCTGTTCCAGAGATATTTTTTACGAGCTGCTTAGAGAGTGGGAAGATTATCATAAGGAGCCAAGGTGGGAGTTTGAGACAGCACTAGGCAACCGGGTCAGGTGAGGTGGCTGTTCCGTTTAAGTGTCAATAATAATGTGATGAAAGTCTATGATAATGCTTTCTAATACATGATGCTGCTAATATTTATTCCCCCAGGGGAATGGTCAGTCAGTTGACTGTAGCAGGAAACCATGGTCACTTTGCCAGGCTTTTCCAGAAGCAGCTGGTTCAGGTAAGCCGTGATGGGGTTTTTCCTTGGATGTGGACTGCACTGCTGGCTCGCACACACATTCATTGTATTTCTTGCTGTAGATGTGCAAGGGCCACACTGAGCTCGGCTCTCCTGGTGATGCTCCAGATGCAGATCTGCTGGGCATGGTGGGGGCAGACAGCCTGGGGAGGCTGAAGCGCCTGCAAGAGcgtctgatccagccacaggctctAAGTGGCCCATGCCCTCCTCCGTCTTTCCCTGGATACCAGGAGTTCTTCAGAGATTTCCTACAGATAGCTAGCTGGTAAAATTACTTTAGTCatgcttttattttctttttctgcaTGAATCTGTCTGTGACATTAAATTTGTCATTGTGACAGCTAATTTGTATGATTTAACTTTAAACCGTATTTTAACTGAAGAGGCAAGCAGTGCTGCTGTCTTGGCCAATGTGGAGTTTTTAGGCATTTATAGTGCGACTCATTAGTTCAAATGTTCAGATTAATTTGCTGCTAAAGTTTTTAGACAGTCATTAAATGGTTTATTtctaacatgttcaaaattttttTGGGAATTTTACAATCCTTATTTCAAATTGAAATATGTATGATGATGCCAATCGGCCTGCATAAAAACTGTTCAGTTTATGAACCATGATTGATCAAAAATGGTAACATTCACATGCCAACACTGTTGTATTGAGATTACTTGTACAGTGTCTGTTTTTCATGCTCCTCCTCTCTGACCCAGCTGCCAATTGAACCAACACCTGAAGGATGGGTTGTGTCAGCAGCTACTGCAGTTGAATGAGGTGTCTATCCTGGGCCCTGATGGCTCCCCGACCACAGGAGAGGAAGGGGGTGATGGAGACATGGAGCAACAGGTTTGAACCGTGTGATTGGTTAAAATAGAATATCAAGAATGCTCAGTGTGGCTCTGAATGAATTTTGCAGCAGTTGTCTAATTGCATGGTTAAACACTAAatgcatatttaacagttattccacaaaatcgggtCGTACGTGAGCTGGTAGCTAACGAGGAGCGTAGTGCCGAGCCGGTTATAATCCATATacaacgagactgagtggaaggactgttttattctctccgcattcactggattttgagaaacagagtattttcattttttgcaaattcgataaataaaaactttatacaaaacgtccaacaaaatcattctgcttagaatgtaatcaaaccggtgaaatgacagtagcaatttgtgaaatgttataataaaaattcttgaaaaaaaaagcattcttaccatcaaatactttcatttcatattttgttgcttttgcagttttgttttcgagtagtttttattttattatgttctcggttggttcagcatcatgctccgccattttgtttttctgtactaacggtatatgagctgatagcctagtagtcgagtagccaatcagagcatgcgattgctcatatccagtgaatgtggatagaataatttgctttatttacttttaaatgtattttatttaattatttaatctAAAGTTATTTGCGATGTAATTCCAAAAATATTTTAGCACATATGtgtaccatttttattatttagaGGCTTGACTCAACCACATACAAGCACAGATTGTGTTTACGCCATTAAGCTTAAGACACTGTACTAAAGTTGCTAAGTTTGAATTATAAATGAGCGCTGAACCTCACCTCGCTTTATTGTCTTTCTCTCGCTGAAGGATGAGAAGCAGCGCTTTTCTTCAGTACTCCTTGTGGCTCGACTTCTTGCCAAGTTCCTGGGCTTCATTTCTTTTATGCCCTACCAGACCTCCGAGGCACCATCCAGAGAGATCCAGGAGGCTGCTATCGCTCTGCGCAGTCAGGTACATGCATCTGCCAAGCATGATTGAGAAATCTCTTGACTACATGAGTGCTTTTTGAGGGAGTTGGTTGAAGTTCAtagatttgtgtgtgtttttcctgtgTATTTTTCAGAGCGCCCCAGCACTGGACGTCTCTGCAGTTTTGACGAGTTGTGTACGCAGGAAACGCACTGTGCTTACTGTTCCCTGGCTGGTCGAGTTCCTCTCCATGCTGGACTACACCGGGCCATTTCTGCCCTGCTACAGAACTGCTCTAGGCCTCCTACTTCAAATCTACAGGTTTGTCACATGCAACAGATATGATGGGTTTTGTATTTGTAAATGTTCCAAgcgtatgtgtgtttgtgttaggAGGATGAGATTGGGTAAAGTTGGAGAGCAATGTTACTTGAATCAGATGTTGTTGGTGGCAGTGCTGGGTTGGCTTTTCCAGGTGAGAACTCGCACTAAAATGACTTGGAACGCACATGAACAGGGTTCCACACAGGACGAGACTAATATTCACACTATCTGACTCCAGATCCCAGTCTTTCCAGAGGATCTGTTCTTTAGCATTAATGTGCAGGAACTAGAAGACCTGGAGAATCACAATAGCAGTCAAGGGCTGGTGAGTAAATGCCATTATTTCAGTCATCAGAATCTGTAGTTTGAGAAATGTTTCACTGTTAAGGCCTCTTTGTAGTTAGAATATAGAAACAGATTGGACTTGTTTCATTATGATTGTAACAGGCAAATTTCTATTTTTACATCATATAAGTACTGTCAATGCCAAAATAATTGCCACTCGTAAAATGGGCATTTTTTAATTTAAGTATTGAAGTTATTTATATTTTTCACTCGGGTACTTGAGAACTATTTAATTagtttttttatcccccactggccgaaaggcccgaagggggattatgtcatggtgatgtctgaaatgaactcctctcacaatttttggaggaatttcacaaaacttggtaaACGGCATTGTGTCATGTCATTAGTACgcatattattttgttcaattcagttgcattttaccagagttgtggcccttgattaacaaccttgtactttcacaatttcatgaaggtgtgtttgccttccgacatcaactcctctcacaatttttggacaaatttctcaaagcttggcaaaaggccttgttatatgacagtaatacgcatattgcgatttaatttcgtttgtgaaaattttaccagagttttgacccttgattaaataacttgtactttgacaatttcacgaaggtgtacgttcttctgaaatcaactcctctcacaatttgtggaggaatttcaccaaacttggcaaaaggctttgttatatgacagttatacacgcaTCGaaatttttgtttaatttgggcaaattttaccagagttatgctcttgattattaacaaacttgtactttggcagtttcatcaaggtgtgcttgctttctgaaatcaacttccctcacaacttttatcccccgctggccgaaaggcccaaagggggattatgtcgtggcgatgtctgtccgtcccgggaagggtactcaccttctgaaatcaactcctctcacaatttttggaggaatttcacaaaacctgacaggattctttgttctatgtcagtaatgcacatattgcaattttgttcaatcttattttaccagagttatggcatagttgccagtgggggatattgtactctcagagcactcttgtttttctaTAGTAATTTATTCCAATAAATCTAACAGTAAAATTAGTTTATGCCAGTAAAACTAAATGTCATCTTTTAAATCATTGCATTAAATTGTTCTCAGTCTCTGAGAACTGTTTCTTTTAAACTAGGGTATAAATATGAGGTGGCACACATGTACAGTCTGTTTGTAATCGATTATCAtgtagaaaaccaaagagctttcGACACAAACGAGACAGCTGTACAAATAATTCTCGAGCTGAAAGTCTCAATATTGACCAAGTAGTAAGTACCAGTGTGTTTTCTTCTCAGGACAATCTGCCCTTAGTGGATCAGCAGCTTCTGTATACCTGCTGCCCATATTTAGGTGAGAGGAAATCCTTAGTATTGCCTACAAATGAGAGATTCTAGCAGTCATCTTATGTTGACGATTATATATTGAGTGCGGTTGGAAATCGTTTAACCAGGGGAGTTTCGCAAGTTGTTGGCAGCTTTTGTGTCAGGAAGTGCATCCAAGGCTGGAGGCTTTATCCGCAAGATCACACCTACATCTGCTGAGCCCAGAGGTCCCCCCATCACCCGCTCTCAGCAGAAACTACAGGTAATTCAGGTTTTTATTATCGTTGACTTAAAATGAACAAGAATGAGCAAATATCTACCTAGTTTGTTTCCTGCTTATGCAAAAACACATATCCAGTCAGAAAAATAAACCTGCAACTTTTATGTATGGATTACTATATAAAAGTGGCATTTATTATCATTTATTATAGCTGGATCTGGAGCAGGCCTTCTTTCATAATCAGCCTCCTTCACTTAAACGTACTGTGGAATTTGTGGCTGAACGAGTTGGATCGAACTGTGTCAAACATATCAAGTCAGTTTCAATTCTTATTGTTTCATATTATGTATTTTCTGTGTTGATATTGTATTGGCATGTTAGATTTTGCTGTTGTCTTATTTGCAGATTTTttataattttgtgtgtgtgtgagtgaatcagGGCTACTTTGGTGTCTGAGCTGGTGCAGGGTGGAAAGAAGACTCTCAGGGATGGTTTGGGTTCAGATAATGTTAATGCAGCCAAGCTGAATGACTCGATCTGTGCTCAGCTTTGTGACGCAGGCATGCAGGCCGTGGAGAGAGCCACCAGGTCAGCTATAGTACTTGTATAGTCATGCGTATGTGAGtggtttttaatttttatttatttttttaacccttGACTTTTGTGTGCTTGTGTTTCCTGTACTAGGTTTTGCAGCGAGAATGCTCCAAGAGCCGTAAGGGTTCTTTTGCCTGATGAGACATCTCAACCTGTAAGTAGCCTCATGTAGCAGTTGTTCTAACTAGTGACAATACTCAACATTCCCTAAGCAAAACTTGTGTCTTGCAGGTTCTGACAACAGCCGAGAGCATCACCACACGTCTGGCAACTGAGAAAGCCTGCAGCTGGCTCTCCTCCCATATAACAGGTACTGTACTGAAGCACTCATAATGATCCTAATGCATTACtggtaattattatacatacaagacactttttcgatggaataaaaacatgtattctaatcccttctagcgggttccattcatGTGGTTTGATATGCTAATATTATTGGATGCTATCACGTCTCCTACATGTATTCTGTCACTCGACCCAATGGAGgaggagtgttgaatatggttgacgatagtgcatggttgtcaagacatgacgtcacatgtcggagccaATTCGAATATTCAGTgggagttttctgctgcacatgcacagaagcatttctttgttcgccggcggCGGCGCCCACAGTAAACCatcgcagtgaattgaaaatgccataagatgcgtatttacatgtaaaacttccgcgctagggcggcacggtggtgtagtggttagcgctgtcgcctcacagcaagaaggtccgggttcgagccccgtggccggcgagggcctttctgtgcggagtttgcatgttctccccgtatccgcgtgggtttcccccacagtccaaaaacatgcaggttaggttaactggtgactctaaattgaccgtaggtgtgaatgtgagtgtgaatggttgtctgtgtctatgtgtcagccctgtgatgacctggcgacttgtccagggtgtaccccgcttttcgcccgtagtcagctgggataggctccagcttgcctgcgaccctgtagaacaggataaagcggctagagataatgagatgaggcttCCGCGCTAGCCAGCAActttgacaatttgtaaacaaacgtggccgccaggtttgcttcattaaatacggaagattttgagagaattttgaaagacgtgttgaacacccgaaaggctcctgttcttaactttttgtaaaatctataactgttccattgaatgtgtatgtattaataataataatattggctggcttttttcatggtatatcagatggattccattcagttagcatgatcttGAACCAGTCGAAGagaagttcagtatcatgctagctgaatggaatatatctgatataccatgaaaaaaaaagccagccaatattatttaaatatggcaTGATCCCTATGTAGTATAATTTGAAGCATTATGTATGCATATGCTTCTCTATAGCGTTTATAAAAGGGGAATGGAAAAGTACTTTCGAACGGGTGATGAAGAATGCACCGTGTGTTACAAGCATCGAGTCTGTGGATGCAGGAGGATCTGGAAAGAGTGGACAGACACAGAAAAGCTCTTCAGGACAGGATGCTGGGTCCTCATGCCCCAAAGATTGTTCCCACAAAGGTCCGCTGGCATCAGATGTTGTTATTGAGATAAAGGTACTGACAGGATACTCACTGTTGTAAATGTCTGTTATATGCCATGATTAAAAATTACTACTGGTAACAATAGTGGTTattatactaaaaaaaaaaagctttctgcATTTAGATAAATGTTTTGTCAGAGTTTGTTTAGCTTGCTTAGTTTAGCTTGCTTAGTTTATACACAATTGTTCATTTCAGGAGGTGCTGAGCATCGCAGTAGGGCCCAGTTCTGAAGAGGAAGTTTTTACAGTGAAGCGGATTGGCTCTTTGCTAGATAAAGTGGAACAGACACTAAGATGTAGAAAGGTACTGACTGTTTCCCCTCATTTATACATTTGAATTTCTATAGCTATTGTTTTTATTATCCCAGAAACAGGTTCCttccgtctggtcacgttttcgtttccgggccatatctttaaaattccgggcgggccatatctttaaaactactgaagatatcttcatgaaactttgtatacatatcaagcaacatgtgaactggtgccttttgctattttggatttttgaaaaaaagtatttttcaagtttttacgtaaaaaatagattttgacttagtttctaagagcagtgttcgtttccggagcgtatatccaaaactattcatgatatggatttgaaacttggtatacatgttaacaaggtgatgtagatgtgccttttcatacgaagaaatttgagaaatttagtcTCTCAGGATAGTCTTAGGGgtcagttttgtttctggagcagaactcgaaaactgagtggtatggtcttgaaatgtgttgattaagtaatgtatat belongs to Neoarius graeffei isolate fNeoGra1 chromosome 11, fNeoGra1.pri, whole genome shotgun sequence and includes:
- the cdan1 gene encoding codanin-1 isoform X6 — its product is MAALLESFLQGDVELCRVVNWLRGETDCSQDQDLPSTVKKQEFVAFLLNFLRDQSSNTLTHGPSTPAKTPSTTRSLRAQGSSSERRASNRTSQGSRSASRVQLFSSSTSTSQLDNPSEQDSSFVTSPSLPGITAFSSPSFSSGWSPVPRYLASERRSAQRHSLGDFIPSPSDTQASPTFQPHRGRRRSSGFGASASSRQTGARSGHLAEAGGCDGAGRKERGGGRTSDSVSPPTQVELNFNNLEDFPPVTASHATPKATRPSRRINPTPVSAERPNSKPKSCFTSTPLSKPCSPSFPEAMGTGQTTGSPLCLQEERELLKKERSKLAQQSSSPLKPSASVCTPTKSVVKSGSKVTPDPNAPCPDPTKVTHAPELELLAELYCACISENLVPCVFLELFFVLQLLTSWSVSTSEPTEVLPSVCERKTDVCHFSDYLGRAYLGNVHSCVYFAVRVLENQLPLLSHLDHCTLRLLAENERIATFCPVLRDRLAQAQGTCIAKVLPSHPTFIHSVPFQPATDNRTNFSSDKAFHIFKKQRDIFYELLREWEDYHKEPRWEFETALGNRVRGMVSQLTVAGNHGHFARLFQKQLVQMCKGHTELGSPGDAPDADLLGMVGADSLGRLKRLQERLIQPQALSGPCPPPSFPGYQEFFRDFLQIASCCQLNQHLKDGLCQQLLQLNEVSILGPDGSPTTGEEGGDGDMEQQDEKQRFSSVLLVARLLAKFLGFISFMPYQTSEAPSREIQEAAIALRSQSAPALDVSAVLTSCVRRKRTVLTVPWLVEFLSMLDYTGPFLPCYRTALGLLLQIYRFVTCNRYDGFCICKCSKRMCVCVRRMRLGKVGEQCYLNQMLLVAVLGWLFQIPVFPEDLFFSINVQELEDLENHNSSQGLDNLPLVDQQLLYTCCPYLGEFRKLLAAFVSGSASKAGGFIRKITPTSAEPRGPPITRSQQKLQLDLEQAFFHNQPPSLKRTVEFVAERVGSNCVKHIKATLVSELVQGGKKTLRDGLGSDNVNAAKLNDSICAQLCDAGMQAVERATRFCSENAPRAVRVLLPDETSQPVLTTAESITTRLATEKACSWLSSHITAFIKGEWKSTFERVMKNAPCVTSIESVDAGGSGKSGQTQKSSSGQDAGSSCPKDCSHKGPLASDVVIEIKEVLSIAVGPSSEEEVFTVKRIGSLLDKVEQTLRCRKFMSSVAEQMLLRCTVLLACKLVSGELPLVTPAGGNRSEAVNVESLLNELVALWTRIPSAPVTFHLLFSELTLTAIINASDLQFCLSARTEI